The genomic stretch CAGGTTATGATCGTAATGCTGGCCGGTATGAATTAAGAAGGGATCAAATTTTTCAGTATGGGCGCTTAATTCTCGCATCAGGGGAGCGGCCTTAATAAAATTTGGCCGGGCTCCGATAATCAACATAATTTTCTTAGGCATTTTATCTTTATTTCTCCATTTTCCAAAACACTACGTTAACCCTACTAATATCGGCTAAATATTATTGTAAATTATTTCAATTCAACTGTGAATAGTGAACCTTAAGTCAGACTCAGTATAGGGTTGGTGGCAACCTAAGTCAATCTTGAAAGCAAAATCCGCTCTTTTATCTTTTATTGTTAAATGGCGATATGTTATCTTGGATGATGATTAAATTATGTGAATCCTTATGAAATGAGAAATTGGCTCATGAATAATAATTCCCGGAGTATTATATTTTTCGCCATCGTATTGCTTGCCATTATATCGCTGGGATTTATCCGACCACCCGGAAAATCTTTTCTGCTTCAATCGGTCAGTAATACCGGCCATATCCCGGCTTTTGGCGTTCTTGCTCTGGTACTATTTAATCTGTCAAAAAATTTTCTATCCCGGAAGTTGAAAAATCCATTTCAACATTATATAATTACCTTCGGTATCTCCAGCCTATTAGGAATCCTAACCGAATATATTCAGATCTTCGGTCCTCGCGACGCGGATATCTGGGATATCGTTCGAAACGAAATCGGAATTATAATCTTTTTAGGATTTTGTTTATGGCGCGATACAAAACCTGTTAGCCTTTTTTCACCGGCGATGAAGAACCTGCGTAAAGGATTAATCTCACTGTTGTCTTTAATGGTGATATTATCGCTTATGCCAATAATTTTATGGAGTGGGGCCTACATTCATCGGAATAATTCATTTCCCGTAATTTGCAGTTTTGATTCTTCGCTGGAAGAGATGTTCTGGGAAATTGATCAAGCCGAAGTCTCAAGAGTAACCGGGCCGGTAGAGTGGGGGAAAGCCGATAGTGATAAAGTTGGCCAGGTTATGTTTATTCCTAAACAATATAGCGGTTTTGGAGTTTTAGAGCCCGTTCGGGATTGGAGTTTTTACAATTCTTTCGAGTTTGAAATCTATTCCCCGCTCAATACAATCTCCTGGCTTGCTCTTCGGATTGAAGATTACCGCCATGACCGAAGCTATTTCGATCGCTTTAACCGCCTGCTTGAAATACACCCGGGACCCAATCATGTCATAATACCAATTTCGGAAATTGAAAACGGCCCGAGGGGTAGAAAACTTGATATGAATTCCATCGCCGCGATAATTTTCTTTGCCGACAAACCCGCTCAGCCTTTTTCGTTCTATTTCGATAATTTAAGACTTAATTAACAGCATTTCTATTTTTGAAATTCATTTGACCTTATTGTCCCAAAAGAGTTTTTTAAAAACTATGAATTTGAGATTGAATTAATGTTCAATAAAGGGATTGACAGGCCGATAATTTTTATTAGATTATCAAACCTGAAAAATGGCGGAGTAGCTCAGCTGGTTAGAGCAGCGGAATCATAATCCGCGTGTCCGGGGTTCAAGTCCCTGCTCCGCTATTAATATTTCTTGCGGATTTGCCCGGGAACGAGAAGAGGTAACGATGGTATTTACCTTTTCAACAATGGCTCCCAGCATCTGTGGGTGCATTAATACCGTTTGTATTTTCGAAAGTACTTCTTCCTCAACCGCGAAACGCGAAATGTTCCATTATTGGCAGCATCACAGGGATGCTGCCCTACTGGCCAATAAAAAAGGCCGATCAACATTGGCCTTTTGAGTTTTAATATTCATATCAATTTACGGACACCCCGCACACGGCGCCGGGCCGCCTTTGAATACATGGCTGATGATATAAACCGCGTCGCCAACATCGGTATTGCCGTCACAATTGGCATCACCAGCAACAACGGGGTCAGGAGCCGGGCCGCCCTTGAAAACATGATTGATAATGAAAACCGCATCGCCAATATCAGAATTCCTGTCGCCATTGGCGTCACCGCAAACGTAGTCACAGGCGTCGCCGATACCATCTCCATCGGAATCAGTTTGCAGGGGATTAGCTATTTCCGGACAGTTGTCAAGACCGTTACAAATGCCATCACTATCATCATCAATGCTACAATTAAGAAAAGCGATAATCTCGCGGAGGATCTTTTCGCGATCGGTCCAGCCCTGTTGATTATTGTCAATAGCCTCAAAACCAAAGCTGAAAAAAACGGAGCGATAATCGCCATTGTAAGAGATAGCGCCATAGTCCGATCGGGCACAGTATATCAGAGCAGGGGCGCCATCATTTATTGGGGCAATGTGATCATAGACAATCTGATTATTGGCGGCATCAGAACCAGAAAATTTGATTTGATCTGCCAGATCGAACACCTGATTGCCGGTATCTGCGTACATACAGGGCCAAGATAGATTCATCAAATACTCTGCACGCAGGTAGTTATGTAGAAAATCCTGATCTGTTGTGTCCAGTTGGCTGGCAATTCCCTGACCGGTAAGAAATAAGTTACCGCCGCTGTCCAAATAGTTTTTCATGGCCGCAATCTCATCTGAATCGAGCAATTGCGCTCGGTGGTCGCCGGTGAACCAGACAACCACATCGAAATTACTCAGGAATATACCCTCCAGAGGAAAAGTAAAGGCGGCATTCCAGATATCATAGATATCATATGGACAATCTGCCAAGTTCAACGCCTCTTGATAATATTGGTAGATATCATTATTGTCATCGTTATTGACTAATAGAACCATTTTTTCACCGATGGGTTTCCCAAGCTCAAACTGATCCTTCTCTGTCCCATAGTTACTCGTGTAAATCATTTCCAAATAAAATGAATCCATTTGGCTTTCATATTCTGGCGGTATTTCAAACAAGATTGGACTGGCGTTGTTATTCCCTGTGGACCTCGCCGGGATACCCCCGATGCTTGCCGACCCCTGAGTAATTATCAAATCTCCGGAAACGGCATATAACTCTATGCTACAATCTGTCAAGGGCAGAAAGTGCGGATTCTTAAAGGTGACAACCAATTCTATAGTTTCTCCACCTTCGAGTATGTTATCTCCATCACCGCCGACGACATCCGTATAAGTCTTCCCAATCAGCTCCGGCCGATCCATCTTAAGGAAATTTACATAATTGCCAATGAAATTGGGAATCGCAAGGACATGATCATGCGGATTATAGTCAATGTTACAGGGGCCATTATAACCTGTCGCAACAAGCTCAGGAGGAGTGGTAAAATTCGAATCATACCGATAGATCGTACCACTATTGTAACCTGCAGCATAAGTATTACCAAATTGATCTCGGGCAAGCCCGTCGCTATGTTCAAATTTTACAAGGTTAGTAACGCTTGAATCTTCAAGACTAACAGCCTGAATGTAAAGCGGACTCCCTATACCGACTACAAGCAGGCGATTGTGTTCGGCATCAAAGATCACATCTCGTGGTCCAAATCCAAGACCCGTATTAGTGTTTACAAATTCTGAGATTGAGCCATCGCCTAATTGAATCTTCCAAATTCGGTCAATCGGACCGTTACCGTTCGCGGTAGGCATATCCACAATGTATAGATTTCCTGAACTATCAGCCGTGCACCCGCCTAAGTATCTCGAATAAGGAATATAGACATTGGAAACCATATCCGCTGTCGCAAGATCGTACCCAATTATTGATGTCATCCTGCATTGGTAAAACGTGTTACCCACGATGCAGGCGGAATTGAAATATGGTGCCGAATCTTTGAACATGGTGACATTTCCGGATGTGTCGATCTGGATTATGTCTCCATCATAAAATAAAGAAATCAGATAGCGATTGTAAAGCGAATCCCAGGTAGCGCACTCGGGACTAGGTACTGAGATTTGTGCCCAGCCGGGGACCGAAAATGCTGCAATCAGTATAGCCGTCATCGGGATAATTAATTTATACATATAAATCGTTTCCTTGATTCCAGGTCGAGCCCGTTTCAACATGTTATATAAACCAAAATTCGGTACGCCAGTAATAAAGACTATTGAGACTATGCTCAAGAGCACTATTATTATAGGTATGGTAAGGTTACAGACTGTAAGTCAACGTAAGTCATCCAAAAACAACCCCTGACATATCGCTTGATAACCATATAACACATCATTGTTTTTTTTTATTGTCTCCTTTATGATCACTTACTATGTTATACTTCATTACGTGAAAGCCTAAAGACAACTCCATGTATTTACATAACTTACGGTTTTAATGCCGCCGTACCCCATGTTGCCAAGCTATCCATTGACATCCCAACCGGCTTGATTATAATCCAGTTATTGCCGTTACCTTTGTTTCGGAACAACTCATTTCTCAGAAAGGCCGGATTGTTTTCACTATAGGGATCATAGCTGGCGAAGTAGAGATCCAGGTCGCCATCATGGTCGTGGTCAGCCCAGGCGGCAGCATGGGAAGGCTCATTGTCGGATGCAATTTCACCGTTGGTCATTCTTGTGAATGTACCATCGCCGTTGTTGTGGTAGAGATAGTATACATCGGTGATACTGCCGAAATTATCGTCGCAGACAAACAGGTTAGGGTAGTTGTCGCCATCATAATCTGCCCAACTGGCATCGAATGACCAGCCGCCGTCCGAGACGATTGGACTGGTTGCGACTCGAACGAACGAACTCGGATTTGGCGGCGAGGCTTCGACAGCCACTGTGCATGAATGCAATAGCATCAAGAGCCAAACGGAGACACTGATTGCCATAGTCGCCCCTTATCTTAGTAACACCTGTTATTGCCAAATGGCACGCCATGTGATACATCTTGCTGCTTCATAAACAGAATCCCCGATGTCCACAGTAATGTATATAGCAGCGGAATGTGCTATTGGCGGTTATAAGGCAACATCTGCCTATAGGGAAAGACGACTCTCATTACTTATTTGTTTAATCTCTTGAGAGCCTTTCTTGCATCTGCAAAGTCCTCGCCTGGCTCAAGGCATTTTTCGTGGCACAATATTACCTTTTCTGTTTTAGCTAATTGTTCATAGGCAATCCCCTTGCGCCACCACGCCCCAGCGATCGTCGGTTGTGTTGATTCGTCCGCCAGTGAGATATACTTATCGAGCAGGTTGATTGCTGTTTGCTGGTCGAATTCTCCCAGAATCCGTGTTCAGATAGTGAAAGCAGGTACAAAACAACTCCCAGGATTACCTCCATTGCTAAACCACTGAAGTTTTTGCCGCCGGCAACCGGTGATGAGAAGTCCGTCATCACGTTCACGTAGATACTGAAGCCGAAAATGGCGTGCCGACTAACCATAATATCACCACCGATCCCAAATTTTGCACATAGCGCGGTTTCGAGTTCCGATCGCGAGAGCGGGATCATACTGTATTTGATTACCGAACTGATCATGGACTTATCACTGAGACCCAGGACCGGTCCCAGTCCGGCGTGAACATAGCATCTTGTCGATGAATCTTGCAGCTTTGACAGCGGACAGAAGCGGATACCAATGTTGAGTGATGATATCGATGCTGATGATATTGATATTGTGGCTACAAACGCTACCGGATCGTCAGACCACCCATAGCGCCGTTGGCTTTAAATTAAAAAGTAAGCAAAGCTATTTCGCCAATAAAATAATTCCAGGCTTAATATTCGGCGAGTAGAAATATTTCCTTGATAATTTTCTCAAATTCAATATTATAAGTATGTTTCACAAGGATGCCCTTATTTTTAGCAGGCAGGATGAAAGCTAATATGCAAAACGGGGATACTATTCTACATTTCCTAAATGATTGTCATTCTCGTAAGGAGTTCAATGCCTTTTATGAACTCTGTTATCGGTCAACTATTGGATATTTACACTTTTTACGAAATAAGGGCTATCAATTGCCTTTAGCGTTGGCAACCGATAGAAATCCGGTGGTTGATCTTAGTCTGGATATTTTGGGTTCCTTTCTACGCAGCGCCAAAAATAAACCATTTTATTTAATCTTTGACTATTTCCATCAAATTGGAATTACTGATTTTCAAAATGCCGAACCGGACGAATTATACGAAAAGTTTACACCGCTGTTGTTCCGCTTCATACGGCAGGATCTCAGTAAATTAAAAAACGAAACCGACCCGCAGATAGCCAATCTCAAACACAGGGTAAATGATATTTTGAAAAGTGATAATTATACTGTCGTGTCTTCAAATTCGGGCAGAATAAAGCGCGTTATGCTGTCGAAAAATATACATTGCAATCGTGCTGAATTACCAATAATTCCTTATGAGGAAACCTTAAAAATAGTTGAAGAATCCTATCTTAAAAGCAACAACCGGGTTGAATGGTGTAAAAATATATTTGAAACTCTGGATAAGACACCCAAATATCAAAATATCTTTATAAAACATGAACTGATTAGCGCGATAATTGCCGTCAATATGAAATACGTCGAGGTTGAGAATATTAAACCGGTATTTACTCACGATGCCGAAAGTGAAATATTATTGCGAAAAGCTGAACGGACTATCCGTGAGGTTTTACCCTGGTTTCGTATTGATGTTCTCGAAAAATATATTGGAAAAGGCAGATTGACACCGGAATATGCCGCCAATTTTGAACGAGCAATCCAGCTGTATCTGAGAGATTTTGTTTTCTCCCCACCGACGGATCTGTTACCGGTATATTTCCGTGAAGTCATGCCCCCGGAAGAACATAGGAGATACCTGAAAAAGTATAAATATATTTTCGAAACGGCAATTCAAAAGGCTGAAGAAGAATTTCTGAGGAGATTAAAAAATCCTACAATCGTCAGAAATAGTAGCTATTAATATTATGGGAAGGCAGGAAAGGAATATAAATGCATCCGGATAAAGAAAAGCTGAGTTTGTATGTCGAAGGGCGGCTGGGAGATACGGACAGTGATCTGATCGCGAAACATCTTACTCAATGCGAGTTTTGCTGTGAGTTTTGCGATAATTATGTTTTGCTGTCGAAATCAATGGAATTATCCGAAACTGAAAATCTTCCGCCGGAAGCATTGGATTTGGCCGACCGGCTCTTTAAGCATTCAATAAAATCAAATATTATCGAGCTTAAGTTACTCGGGAGTTCTTATGGTAGAGTAAATCACCTGGCCGCGGATGGTAATGAAATTAAACGGGAGCGGACAAAAAACATTGCGACTCTATACTCCCAGGACCCCGAAGTTGTCCTCAGGGTTATGCATGATTCGAAGCAGAAGCATGATTATCTGCAGCTTATCAGCGACGATATTAATCTTGTCTCCCGAGTAATGATTCAGCTTCCCGAGTTAGGGCATGAATTTATCACAGATGAAAACGGTTATGCCGATGCAAGAGATACTGTTTTGAGAGACTGCGATAAACTTAAATGGCAAATCAAAATGCCCGACGCCATTTTCAATTTAGAACCGCTCGTTTATGATCCGGAAAAAGTGGAATATCAGGAAGGGACTATATTTGAAACAGAAAAGCACGATAAAATTCGGATTACGTTTCAGGGTAAGACCGTCGGGAAGCAAATAACTCTGCAGATTCTTGAACTTGAAGGTTCTTCCGATTTTGATACAATCAAAGTAGTTGTATCGCAGGGCAAAGCGACTAAAATAATCGACGCGGGACCGGATGAGGCGGTGACTTTTGATATTTCTGATCCCGCAAATCCTATAAATATAAGGTTGTTTCAATAAATGAGTGTGTCGCCGTTACAATTCGCGCAGGAGTTCGAAAAATTCAAATCTGAACTTTCGAAAATCCCGGCCGAGGATATCCAGATTCTTCGCTTAATGGATTTCTGGCCCAATCTCAAAGAAAAAGTTACCGATCGAAGCTATCAAAGCTATTTTGAAGAGTATCATGCCTATCTGGTGTCACTGTTAAATCACGATAATTTGAATGACCTTACAATCGATGAATTAAAACAACTTGCCGAAGCTATAATTGATATTCAACATTTTCAAAGTGATGATGAATTTATTGAATCTCTCAATTTTGTTTATACAAAATTGGCCTCATTGTACTTCTACGTCGGCGATATTGACGAGGGGTTGAAACTATGCGGGACGATAATTGGGGATGAGAGCTTATCAATTCCGGATATTATATCAGCAAGCCAGGATGCATATTCGGCCTTTAATACTGTTTACGATTATTTTAAGGATTCCCATCCTCAGTTTTTCCGACTTTTATCACAAATCCACGATGAGTGGGAATCGGTGCGAGACGCCTATTATTATGACCGAGTTTATTGCCTCTTTGTCGAAAAAACCGATCATGGCCGGTCACTTAGGGGGCGAATGAGGCTTCTTAAAGGCTCAGTGGAATACTTTGATAAGAATGCCACCACCGACGAGATCACTTTCGATAATCAAATAAAAACACCGGACGATCCCTTTGTCGGGGCATCTTATGATGCCCTTAAGGCGGTGCGTGGAATTTTTAAGAATTTGAATTACAAAACCGAATCAACTTCGTTCTATCATGCTCATTTTGCGATCCATGAAAGCGGGCAGACTTTTACCGGAGATTCCATCGGGCTGGCGACGGGACTTTTGGCATATACCCAATTAATGCGCCCGGATATTTCGAGAGTTGACCGCTTTCTCTCGGCCGAGATAGCCTGCACCGGAGGGATTGAAGAATCAGGTCAAATTACTAAAGTCAACGATGAATCCTTGAAATACAAAATTGAAAGAGCCTTTTTCTCGCCTGTTAAATATCTGGTTTTGCCAAAAGACAATCAGACTGAAGCAGATAATTATCTCAAACAACTTCAAAAAAGATACCCGAAGCGCAATCTAATTATAATTGGCCTCTACAAATTCAGCGACGCTATCGAAAACCGCAATATCCTTCGTGATGAAAAAGTCTGTATCGGCGAGTTTGTCACCAAGAAAGCAATAAAATATTCCCGCGCCGCTAAAATCCAGGTCCCGATACTTCTGGCTTTATTGTACGCACTTATATGTATCATCTATCCCAAAGCGTGGATCGGCTTCGATTGGAATCCGCAGTATGTGCAACCGACTGAAACCGGATTTATTGCACTGAATGCTGATTCGGTACCTCTGTGGTCGGTTGAATTTGACAGTGAATCACTTACAAACTCATCAAAATGGAAAATCGGAGATCTTGATGATGATGGAAAGAACGAGGTGGCGTTTATTCCAACTACACTGCCAGTTTGTGATATTAATGCTAATCTTTTCCTATACGATGATGACAAAGACCTAATTTTTCAAGATACATGTGTTATATTGAACGAATATATAGGGGACACAACGCTGCAACAGCCATATTTCCCTGGAGATATCGACTTTATTTCTAAAGAAGAAAGTCCAATAATAATCTCCAGAATTAAGAAATCCTTTCCGGCACGCTTACATCTAAAATTCTGGAATATGAATGGTGACCCACTTGGGTGGTATATTAATGCGGGATTCAGCGGAGCAAGTGGTAAGTGTTTTGCAAATGTCCAAGATGAAGGATTGTTCTTTCTGAGTTATAATAATCGCATGGATTGTGCATGTTTATTTGTTCTTGACCCCGATTCCAGCTATGGCACATCGCCACCCTATGGCATGAATAATAAAAAGGGCAAACAAAAATGTTACATATTATTCCCCAGAACAGATTTGAATAAGGTCAACCTTTGCAAATATAACTATCCCGGAAAACTCGTTGTTGAATCAGATAGTCTATTTATGGTAGAAATCGGCGAAATGAATAATCTGAGTTCTCGGATCAGGTACTATTTTAACAAAGATTTTCGAGTGTTTGATGTTAAAGCTGAAGATCCGTTTATTAATGCAAGAGATAAAGCGGTTAGAGAGAGTAAACTTGATCCAATAGAGTGGCAAACTTACTTGGAAGATCTACGCGATGGAGTAACGTACTGGATTGATTCTGATTGGGTTACCGAAGGCGAACTTCGCGCCGCCGAAAAATAAAAAAATAACTTACCTTCCCGCTAATAACTCAAAATATTTTCTATAAACCAGCCATCTCGTTCCTATTACATCTATAGATACAGATTAGCCAAAGGGTCAATAATAATAGCCAAAGAAAGTTCGTGATGCTAAAAAACAAAATGTACCATGCAAAATACCTAATTGGGGTATTTCAAAGACTACTTAACTCCATTTCGAAAGGATAATGCTATGCTAAAATCTCTGATGACCTTACTCATCATATTTGCGGTTCTGTCGGTGGGGGGGAGGCTCGCAGCAGAACCTCTCTTTGATGCAGCTGTCAACTATCCAGTTGGTGCCGTTCCGAATGATATCTTCTCGGCTGATTATGACGGTGATGGCGATGAGGACCTGGCTGTAACCAATTCTGGTTCGGACAACATAGGCATCCTTATGAACAACGGTGACGGTACCTTTGCGACGCCGGTTGATTATTACGTTGGTGAGAACACGCATTCCGTGTTTTCGGAAGACTTCGATAGAGATGGTTACCCTGACCTGGTCGTATCGAATTACAACAGCAGCAGTTGCGTAGGTGTTGTCTCAGTATTGATTAACAATGGCGATGGGACGTTTGCACCGCCTGTAAACTACGTAGCCGGCGGTTGCCCACAATCCGTTTTCTCGGCGGATTTCGACGGCAACGGCTCTCCTGACTTGGCGGTAGCTAACGCCGGTTCTGATGATGTGTCGGTCCTGATCAACAACGGTGACGGCACCTTTGCAGCCCCCGTCAATTACCCTGTTGGTAACTATACGGTTTCTGTCATCTCGGCAGACTTTGACGGTGACGGCTGTTTGGACCTTGCCGTGGTCGGCTTCTGGACTTATGATGTTTCCATCATGATAAACAACTGCGACGGCTCGTTTGCACCACCCGTCAGTTATCCGGTAGGCGCGCTACCGACATCAGTATTTGCAGCTGATTATG from Candidatus Zixiibacteriota bacterium encodes the following:
- a CDS encoding VanZ family protein; the protein is MNNNSRSIIFFAIVLLAIISLGFIRPPGKSFLLQSVSNTGHIPAFGVLALVLFNLSKNFLSRKLKNPFQHYIITFGISSLLGILTEYIQIFGPRDADIWDIVRNEIGIIIFLGFCLWRDTKPVSLFSPAMKNLRKGLISLLSLMVILSLMPIILWSGAYIHRNNSFPVICSFDSSLEEMFWEIDQAEVSRVTGPVEWGKADSDKVGQVMFIPKQYSGFGVLEPVRDWSFYNSFEFEIYSPLNTISWLALRIEDYRHDRSYFDRFNRLLEIHPGPNHVIIPISEIENGPRGRKLDMNSIAAIIFFADKPAQPFSFYFDNLRLN
- a CDS encoding FG-GAP-like repeat-containing protein, whose translation is MAISVSVWLLMLLHSCTVAVEASPPNPSSFVRVATSPIVSDGGWSFDASWADYDGDNYPNLFVCDDNFGSITDVYYLYHNNGDGTFTRMTNGEIASDNEPSHAAAWADHDHDGDLDLYFASYDPYSENNPAFLRNELFRNKGNGNNWIIIKPVGMSMDSLATWGTAALKP